From the Streptococcus sanguinis genome, the window TCTTCAATAGTGAGGAAGAGTTAGAAGCCTATGTAGACAGTCCTGCTTTTGAGCCTTCTGTGGATGGAATCACTCTGCTTCAGGCCTATATCAAGCCTGCGGATGGTCGCATTCGTCGTTCGGAGTTTATCAACCAGAAGTTTCTTTATACTGTGTCCATTGATTCATCAGATGGCTTTCAGCTTTGTCCGGCAGATGGGTGTCAGATTGGACAAAGGCCTGATCAGCTAGAGACCTCGGATAAGTTTCAAATCACGGAGCCGCTGCCTGCTAGTCAAAGACAGGCTTATGAGACATTTCTAGCTCAGGCTGGTATTGATGTGGCGGCTATTGAGTGGGTAGAGTCGGAGGCAGGTCAGATCTATGTCTATGATGTGAACACCAATACCAACTATAATCCGACAGCAGAAGAAAAAGCAGGAATTTTTGCTCATCAGCATCTGGCAGAATATCTAAAGAACGAGCTGGCAGCATCCTATCCAGAATAAATTTAAAACAAACAAGAGCTTTCCGTTTAGGAGGCTTTTTGTTTTTTTCTTCATTATTTCTAAAATATGACATCTGTCATTTTGTTTTTGTGACAAACGTTAGGTGAAGCGCTTACAAAAATTTGTTATATTTAGATTATTGAGATTGCTTCTTTTTTATAAGGGAGTTAAGTGTTAAACGAGGTGTTCATTTTGAACAAGAAAAGTTGAAAGGAGTGTGTTATGTAACAGTGATTTGGTTGTGAGGAGTCTGATTTTATTTTTAGAATATTGAGGTGTGTCATGAAAAATCATCAGGAAAAAGTGTGTAAAAATTGGTTTATGAGAAAAAGCGGAAAGCGTTGGGTTTTTGGGTGTGCCTTGCTGGCTTTTGGAGCTTTCTTGTTAGATGGCGGTGGAGTTGTTTATGCAGATGAGGGTAAGGCTAATCCAGCTCCTGCGCAGGTCTTGCAGGCTGATTCATCAGCTGTCTCGAAGCCTGAGAGCGGACAAATAGCTGCTTCTACAAGGAATGCTGATAAGACAGAGAACCTTGTAGCCGGGGAGACTGCAGCGACAGAAGCAAGTAGTCAGGATGCAGCAGTAGAGTCAGCCAATCAAAAGGCCGATAAGGAAGAACAAGTCACAGCAAATGCCAAAGAGATCAAACAGGAAGAAGATGAACAGCCAGCAGCGAAGGAAGT encodes:
- a CDS encoding ATP-grasp domain-containing protein — encoded protein: MSQAKVYVIHENLEWTQHLVKWLEKDKVPYELWDLSSGILDLQSPPPTGIFYNRMSASSHTRGHRYAPEFTEQVLTWLEAHGRKVINGSGAINLEISKIKQYLKLSEVGIAYPETVAVLGQENILEAARKLNIYPLITKHNRAGKGLGVQLFNSEEELEAYVDSPAFEPSVDGITLLQAYIKPADGRIRRSEFINQKFLYTVSIDSSDGFQLCPADGCQIGQRPDQLETSDKFQITEPLPASQRQAYETFLAQAGIDVAAIEWVESEAGQIYVYDVNTNTNYNPTAEEKAGIFAHQHLAEYLKNELAASYPE